The following proteins come from a genomic window of Nocardiopsis sp. YSL2:
- a CDS encoding acyl-CoA dehydrogenase gives MTDQALKVDEAELRGLLDGRWARVRERARDLLRGDEFAPVSGLSVDDHRARVLTQLKALAGTEVPGYGFPESVGGSDDIGASVVAFEMLVCDLSLMVKVGVQWGLFGGAIRALGTEPHHAEYLPGVMSVDLPGCFAMTETGHGSDVQHLRTTATYDPATEEFVVHTPDESARKDYIGNAARDGRMAVVFAQLNTDGAEHGVHALMVPVRDAEGRPMPGVRIEDCGAKAGLNGVDNGRLWFDRVRVPRTNLLNRYGDVAADGTYTSPIENQNRRFFTMLGTLIRGRISVAGGAGTATKAALAIAVRYADTRRQFARPAADGRSEEVRILDYLAHQRKLLPALARTYGLHFAQEELVTRLHELYGAQERGERDEYAQRELESRAAGLKAIATWHATDTIQTCREACGGAGYLAENRIPQLKADSDIFTTFEGDNTVLLQQLTKGLLTNFQDYFGDLDQLGLVKFVAGRFVEAVIERTAATPLIERLVAAAPGRGTETSLYNRGWQLELLEDREQHVIEGLAGRLRRARKDGSDAFDVFNRAQDHVLTAGRAHMDRVVLEAFVAGIDRCGDQSTAKLLNRLCDLYVLSVAEENRAWFLEHERLSTSRAKAVTQAVNDLCRGLRPYAVTLADAFGLRDEWLGAPIALGAEHARQGEGAAVSAT, from the coding sequence ATGACCGATCAGGCACTGAAGGTGGACGAGGCCGAACTGCGCGGTCTGCTGGACGGGCGCTGGGCACGAGTGCGCGAGCGCGCCCGCGACCTGCTGCGCGGCGACGAGTTCGCCCCCGTCTCCGGGCTGTCGGTGGACGACCACCGCGCGCGCGTGCTGACCCAGCTCAAGGCCCTGGCCGGGACCGAGGTACCCGGCTACGGGTTCCCCGAGTCCGTGGGCGGGTCCGACGACATCGGCGCCTCGGTCGTCGCGTTCGAGATGCTCGTGTGCGACTTGTCACTCATGGTGAAGGTGGGCGTGCAGTGGGGGCTGTTCGGCGGCGCCATCCGCGCCCTGGGCACCGAGCCGCACCACGCCGAGTACCTGCCCGGCGTGATGTCGGTGGACCTGCCCGGCTGCTTCGCGATGACCGAGACCGGCCACGGATCGGACGTGCAGCACCTGCGCACCACCGCCACCTACGATCCCGCCACCGAGGAGTTCGTGGTCCACACGCCCGACGAGTCGGCGCGCAAGGACTACATCGGCAACGCCGCCAGGGACGGTCGGATGGCGGTGGTCTTCGCCCAGCTGAACACCGACGGCGCCGAGCACGGTGTCCACGCCCTGATGGTCCCCGTCCGCGACGCCGAGGGCCGCCCGATGCCGGGCGTGCGGATCGAGGACTGCGGCGCCAAGGCCGGGCTCAACGGCGTGGACAACGGCCGTCTGTGGTTCGACCGGGTCCGGGTCCCGCGCACGAACCTGCTCAACCGGTACGGGGACGTGGCCGCCGACGGCACCTACACCAGCCCCATCGAGAACCAGAACCGCCGCTTCTTCACGATGCTCGGAACCCTGATCCGCGGCCGGATCAGCGTGGCCGGGGGCGCGGGCACCGCCACCAAGGCCGCTCTGGCGATCGCGGTGCGCTACGCCGACACCCGCCGCCAGTTCGCCCGCCCCGCCGCCGACGGCCGGTCCGAGGAGGTGCGGATCCTGGACTACCTCGCCCACCAGCGCAAGCTGCTGCCCGCGCTGGCGCGCACCTACGGGCTGCACTTCGCCCAGGAGGAGCTGGTCACCCGGCTGCACGAGCTCTACGGGGCCCAGGAGCGCGGCGAGCGCGACGAGTACGCCCAGCGCGAGCTGGAGTCGCGCGCGGCCGGGCTGAAGGCGATCGCGACCTGGCACGCCACCGACACCATCCAGACCTGCCGCGAGGCCTGCGGCGGTGCCGGATACCTGGCCGAGAACCGCATCCCGCAGCTCAAGGCCGACTCCGACATCTTCACCACGTTCGAGGGCGACAACACCGTCCTGCTCCAGCAGCTCACCAAGGGCCTGCTGACCAACTTCCAGGACTACTTCGGCGACCTCGACCAGCTCGGACTGGTCAAGTTCGTCGCCGGCCGGTTCGTGGAGGCGGTCATCGAGCGCACCGCCGCGACCCCCCTCATCGAACGGCTGGTGGCCGCCGCTCCGGGCCGCGGCACCGAGACGAGCCTGTACAACCGCGGCTGGCAGCTGGAGCTGTTGGAGGACCGGGAGCAGCACGTCATCGAAGGGCTCGCCGGACGCCTGCGCCGGGCCCGCAAGGACGGCAGCGACGCCTTCGACGTGTTCAACCGGGCCCAGGACCACGTGCTCACCGCCGGGCGCGCGCACATGGACCGCGTGGTGCTGGAGGCGTTCGTGGCGGGGATCGACCGCTGCGGCGACCAGTCCACGGCCAAGCTGCTCAACCGCCTGTGCGACCTGTACGTGCTCTCCGTCGCGGAGGAGAACCGCGCGTGGTTCCTGGAGCACGAGCGCCTGTCGACGTCCCGGGCCAAGGCGGTGACCCAGGCGGTCAACGACCTGTGCCGGGGCCTGCGCCCCTACGCGGTCACGCTGGCGGACGCCTTCGGCCTGCGCGACGAGTGGCTGGGCGCGCCCATCGCCCTGGGCGCCGAGCACGCCCGCCAGGGCGAGGGCGCGGCGGTGTCCGCGACCTGA
- a CDS encoding LLM class F420-dependent oxidoreductase, whose amino-acid sequence MRISMPLQYAGEPKAAVDLVVDLEKAGLDTVWVAEVYGFDSPTLMGYIAARTETVAIGSAILPLYSRTPSLVAMTAAGLDDLSDGRAILGLGASGPQVIEGWHGVPYTKPLARTRETVEICRKIWAREERLTHDGSVFQLPLPPERGTGLGKALKLVNHPRRSDIPIYLASLGEKNVAMTAEIADGWLPHLFIPEKAESVWGASIEAGKAKRDPSLGELEISAGGLLAIGEGEDTKKLLDLVRPMIALYVGGMGAKGKNFYNTVARRYGYEEAAEKIQDLYLEGRKEEAAAAVPEEFVELTNMVGPESYVRERVEAFRAAGVTQLNVTPVGDNPAKLVEKVKGWIS is encoded by the coding sequence ATGCGCATCTCGATGCCGCTCCAGTACGCGGGCGAGCCCAAGGCGGCCGTCGATCTGGTCGTCGATTTGGAGAAGGCCGGACTCGACACCGTGTGGGTCGCGGAGGTCTACGGCTTCGACAGCCCCACCCTGATGGGCTACATCGCCGCACGGACCGAGACGGTGGCCATCGGCTCGGCCATCCTGCCGCTGTACAGCCGCACGCCCAGCCTGGTCGCGATGACCGCGGCGGGGCTGGACGACCTCTCCGACGGGCGCGCGATCCTCGGCCTGGGGGCCAGCGGGCCGCAGGTCATCGAGGGCTGGCACGGCGTGCCCTACACCAAGCCGCTGGCGCGCACCCGCGAGACCGTCGAGATCTGCCGCAAGATCTGGGCGCGGGAGGAGCGCCTCACCCACGACGGCTCCGTCTTCCAGCTCCCCCTTCCGCCGGAGCGCGGTACCGGGCTGGGCAAGGCGCTCAAGCTCGTCAACCACCCCCGGCGCAGCGACATCCCGATCTACCTGGCCTCCCTGGGCGAGAAGAACGTGGCGATGACGGCCGAGATCGCCGACGGCTGGCTGCCGCACCTGTTCATCCCGGAGAAGGCGGAGAGCGTGTGGGGCGCGTCGATCGAGGCCGGCAAGGCCAAGCGCGACCCGTCCCTGGGGGAGCTGGAGATCTCCGCGGGCGGACTGCTGGCCATCGGTGAGGGCGAGGACACCAAGAAGCTGCTCGACCTCGTCCGCCCGATGATCGCGCTCTACGTGGGCGGCATGGGTGCCAAGGGCAAGAACTTCTACAACACCGTGGCTCGCAGGTACGGGTACGAGGAAGCCGCGGAGAAGATCCAGGACCTGTACCTGGAGGGCCGCAAGGAGGAGGCGGCCGCGGCGGTGCCCGAGGAGTTCGTGGAGCTGACCAACATGGTCGGCCCGGAGTCCTACGTGCGCGAGCGCGTCGAGGCCTTCCGCGCGGCCGGGGTCACGCAACTCAACGTGACCCCCGTCGGCGACAACCCGGCCAAGCTCGTGGAGAAGGTCAAGGGCTGGATCTCCTGA
- a CDS encoding M55 family metallopeptidase, with translation MRILISADMEGATGVTWPADVEPGTEQWRRCRTMFTGDVNAAVAGLFEGGAEEVLVNEAHSTMRNLLLEDLHQDATMVTGRHKDLSMVEGVQAGDCDGVVFLGYHCGAGDEGVLAHTYLPNAITGVWLDGEPASEGRLNAAVVAEYGTPVILVTGDDLTCEDAAGYAPFARTVAVKDHVSRYAARCRPPARTAEDIRAGARAAMLLAGRLDPDEPRARAVEVEVDAAHLAQAAALVPGVTRVGARRVRYTSPDAYEMIRCFKTVTTLVSQAMEAHYG, from the coding sequence ATGAGGATCCTCATCTCCGCCGACATGGAGGGGGCCACGGGCGTCACGTGGCCCGCCGACGTCGAGCCGGGCACCGAGCAGTGGCGGCGCTGCCGCACGATGTTCACCGGCGACGTGAACGCGGCCGTGGCGGGCCTGTTCGAGGGCGGGGCCGAGGAGGTACTGGTCAACGAGGCCCACTCGACCATGCGCAACCTCCTCCTGGAGGACCTGCACCAGGACGCGACCATGGTCACCGGGCGCCACAAGGACCTGTCCATGGTCGAGGGCGTTCAGGCGGGCGACTGCGACGGGGTGGTGTTCCTCGGCTACCACTGCGGCGCCGGCGACGAGGGCGTGCTCGCCCACACCTACCTGCCCAACGCCATCACCGGCGTGTGGCTGGACGGAGAGCCCGCGAGCGAGGGCCGGCTGAACGCCGCGGTGGTCGCGGAGTACGGCACCCCCGTCATCCTCGTCACCGGCGACGACCTGACCTGTGAGGACGCCGCCGGATACGCCCCCTTCGCGCGGACCGTCGCGGTCAAGGACCACGTGAGCCGCTACGCCGCGCGCTGCCGTCCGCCCGCGCGCACGGCGGAGGACATCAGGGCCGGGGCGCGCGCCGCCATGCTCCTGGCCGGGCGGCTGGACCCCGACGAGCCGCGTGCGCGGGCGGTGGAGGTGGAGGTCGACGCCGCCCACCTCGCCCAGGCCGCCGCGCTGGTGCCGGGTGTGACCCGCGTGGGAGCGCGGCGCGTCCGCTACACCTCGCCCGACGCCTACGAGATGATCCGCTGCTTCAAGACGGTGACTACTCTCGTTTCCCAGGCAATGGAAGCGCACTACGGGTAA
- the npdG gene encoding NADPH-dependent F420 reductase: MSEQSTPEGVDIAGQTIAVLGGTGDQGRGLARRFALAGQTVIIGSRSADRAASVAKELVDAEDARVDVRGLDNAAAAAEGDIVIVAVPWEGHRDLLAGLADELADKIVVDCVNPLGFDKRGPFALDVPEGSAAQQAAEVLPRSRVTAAFHHVSAVVLLDPEVSEVELDVLVLGEDRAATDVVRALADLIPGVRGVFGGRLRNAHQVEALTANLIAVNRRYKTHAGVRVTGL; encoded by the coding sequence ATGAGTGAACAGAGCACGCCGGAGGGCGTGGACATCGCTGGGCAGACCATCGCCGTCCTGGGCGGTACGGGTGACCAGGGGCGCGGGCTCGCGCGCCGGTTCGCCCTCGCGGGGCAGACCGTGATCATCGGATCGCGCAGCGCCGACCGCGCGGCATCGGTCGCCAAGGAGTTGGTCGACGCGGAGGACGCGCGGGTCGACGTGCGGGGCCTGGACAACGCCGCCGCCGCGGCGGAGGGCGACATCGTCATCGTCGCCGTGCCCTGGGAGGGGCACCGCGACCTGCTGGCGGGACTGGCCGACGAGCTCGCGGACAAGATCGTCGTCGACTGCGTCAACCCGCTGGGCTTCGACAAGCGCGGCCCCTTCGCGCTGGACGTGCCGGAGGGCAGCGCCGCCCAGCAGGCCGCCGAGGTCCTGCCACGGAGCCGCGTCACCGCGGCCTTCCACCACGTGTCCGCGGTGGTGCTGCTGGACCCGGAGGTCTCCGAGGTCGAGCTCGACGTCCTGGTCCTGGGCGAGGACCGCGCGGCCACCGACGTCGTGCGCGCGCTGGCCGACCTGATCCCCGGGGTGCGGGGCGTGTTCGGCGGACGGCTGCGCAACGCCCACCAGGTCGAGGCGCTGACCGCCAACCTCATCGCGGTCAACCGCCGCTACAAGACCCACGCGGGCGTGCGCGTCACGGGGCTGTGA
- a CDS encoding LD-carboxypeptidase, whose protein sequence is MRGAPAGRTVHARGVPALTRPPRLRAGDRVRLVTPCSPVPAAQLDASVAVLREWGLRVEPAPHVRERHARLPYLAGEDAVRAADLQSAWCDPDVAAVFCVRGGDGAHRTLDLLDFDAMRRAEPKALVGFSDVTALHEAFAVELGVGTVHGPVVGTRYFVGDPQAQHELHTTLFAPDQRMVLTSPGAHALVPGRARGVTFGGNLSLLNDGLATPHSRLSADHGLLILEDIGEDVARIDRMLTHLLRTGWMDGVAGVVLGTWTDCPPDLGVIADLMRERLEPLGVPVLWGLEFGHCPAQLTVPLGVPAELDAERGTLELAVPGLV, encoded by the coding sequence GTGCGGGGGGCTCCGGCCGGCAGAACGGTGCACGCGCGCGGGGTGCCCGCGCTGACGCGGCCGCCGCGGCTGCGCGCCGGCGACCGGGTCCGGCTGGTCACGCCCTGCAGTCCGGTCCCGGCCGCCCAGCTGGACGCCTCGGTCGCGGTGCTGCGCGAGTGGGGCCTGCGCGTCGAGCCGGCACCGCACGTACGCGAGCGGCATGCCCGCCTGCCCTACCTGGCGGGTGAGGACGCCGTGCGCGCCGCCGACCTCCAGTCGGCCTGGTGCGATCCGGACGTGGCCGCGGTGTTCTGCGTCCGGGGCGGCGACGGGGCGCACCGGACCCTGGACCTGTTGGACTTCGACGCGATGCGGCGGGCCGAGCCCAAGGCGCTGGTCGGGTTCAGCGACGTCACCGCGCTGCACGAGGCCTTCGCCGTGGAACTGGGCGTGGGAACGGTCCACGGCCCCGTCGTGGGCACGCGCTACTTCGTGGGCGACCCGCAGGCCCAGCACGAGCTGCACACGACGCTCTTCGCCCCCGACCAGCGCATGGTACTGACGTCGCCGGGCGCGCACGCCCTGGTGCCCGGGCGGGCCCGCGGCGTGACCTTCGGCGGGAACCTCAGCCTGCTCAACGACGGCCTGGCCACCCCGCACAGCCGCCTGTCGGCCGACCACGGACTGCTGATCCTGGAGGACATCGGCGAGGACGTCGCCCGGATCGACCGGATGCTCACGCACCTGCTGCGCACCGGGTGGATGGACGGGGTGGCCGGGGTCGTGCTGGGCACGTGGACGGACTGCCCGCCCGACCTCGGTGTGATCGCCGACCTGATGCGCGAACGCCTGGAGCCGCTGGGCGTACCGGTGCTGTGGGGTCTGGAGTTCGGGCACTGCCCGGCCCAGCTGACGGTGCCCCTGGGCGTGCCCGCCGAGCTCGACGCCGAGCGCGGCACCCTGGAGCTGGCCGTTCCCGGACTGGTGTGA
- a CDS encoding helix-turn-helix domain-containing protein, whose translation MVREPLTPEQIARGRLLGRLLREARGRRTMVDVAHQAGISVETLRKIEGGRIPTPAFFTVAAIADALGLSLDGLLRSLGDTAAVAV comes from the coding sequence ATGGTTCGAGAACCGCTGACCCCCGAGCAGATCGCCCGCGGCCGGCTGCTGGGGCGGCTGCTCCGCGAGGCCAGGGGCCGACGCACGATGGTCGACGTCGCCCACCAGGCCGGCATCTCGGTCGAGACCCTGCGCAAGATCGAGGGCGGCCGCATCCCGACCCCCGCCTTCTTCACCGTCGCGGCGATCGCCGACGCCCTGGGCCTGTCCCTGGACGGCCTGCTGCGCAGCCTCGGCGACACCGCCGCCGTCGCCGTCTGA
- the map gene encoding type I methionyl aminopeptidase: protein MTTPLVPGRISPQRSVPSHIVRPEYVGQKYPVEGVLGDVQTPETIEKLRATSQIAARALQEVGKNVEPGVTTDELDRIGHEFLLDHGAYPSTLGYKGYPKSLCSSLNEVICHGIPDDTVISDGDIVNIDITAYKDGVHGDTNATFLAGNVTEEHRLLVERTHEATMRAIKACRPGRQINVIGRVIESYARRFGYGVVRDFTGHGVGPEFHSGLVIPHYDDPRADTVMEPGMTFTIEPMITLGAVEYDMWDDGWTAVTADRRWTAQFEHTLVITDSGAEILTLP, encoded by the coding sequence ATGACTACTCCGCTGGTTCCTGGGCGCATATCGCCCCAACGCTCGGTTCCCTCCCACATCGTCCGGCCCGAGTACGTCGGTCAGAAGTACCCCGTGGAGGGTGTCCTGGGCGACGTGCAGACCCCGGAGACCATCGAGAAGCTCAGGGCCACCTCGCAGATCGCCGCACGGGCGCTGCAGGAGGTCGGCAAGAACGTCGAGCCCGGCGTGACCACCGACGAGCTGGACCGGATCGGCCACGAGTTCCTGCTCGACCACGGGGCCTACCCCAGCACGCTGGGGTACAAGGGCTACCCGAAGTCGCTGTGCTCCTCGCTCAACGAGGTCATCTGCCACGGCATCCCCGACGACACCGTCATCTCCGACGGCGACATCGTCAACATCGACATCACCGCCTACAAGGACGGGGTGCACGGCGACACCAACGCCACGTTCCTGGCCGGGAACGTCACCGAGGAGCACCGGCTCCTGGTCGAGCGCACCCACGAGGCGACGATGCGCGCGATCAAGGCCTGCCGTCCGGGGCGGCAGATCAACGTGATCGGCCGGGTCATCGAGTCCTACGCCCGGCGGTTCGGCTACGGCGTGGTGCGCGACTTCACCGGCCACGGCGTGGGCCCGGAGTTCCACTCCGGCCTGGTCATCCCCCACTACGACGACCCGCGCGCGGACACCGTCATGGAGCCGGGGATGACCTTCACCATCGAGCCGATGATCACCCTCGGCGCGGTGGAGTACGACATGTGGGACGACGGCTGGACCGCCGTCACCGCCGACCGCCGCTGGACCGCGCAGTTCGAGCACACCCTGGTCATCACCGACTCCGGCGCGGAGATCCTCACCCTGCCGTGA
- a CDS encoding MFS transporter has product MRTPPAPQPTPEPPTPGPAPVAALAEPRRPVRALWVAGLSLANLGMWMAFFGPLQVLLPEQIGLAAPEAKETALAWVTGVGAALAMVATPLAGALSDRTTGRFGRRRPWVVAGAVLGGIGLVVLGRQDTVAGVMVGWSLVQTALSCLNATLLAAVPDHVPVRQRGAVSGWIGIPQSAGVVAAVLLVTVVTTGIAPGYTLIGVLTAACALPFALLSPDPPLPHGARPPWREFTRGFWVSPRRHPDFGWAWLTRFLMQTGNAMFVLYLLYFLRDGVGYEDLFPGSSAADGLLVLILVYTAAVVATTVVAGAVSDRLGRRRALVCLSGVVMAVPAFLLALAPTWTMSLVCAVVLGMGFGVYLSVDNALVTEVLPTALGRAKDLGIVNIASAGPQVIAPALAGPIVVYLGGYPVLYTACGVVTLLGAALVWKIRGVA; this is encoded by the coding sequence GTGCGCACGCCCCCCGCGCCCCAGCCCACGCCCGAACCCCCCACGCCCGGCCCCGCCCCCGTCGCCGCGCTCGCCGAACCCCGACGTCCCGTCCGCGCCTTGTGGGTGGCCGGCCTCAGCCTGGCCAACCTCGGCATGTGGATGGCCTTCTTCGGCCCCCTCCAGGTCCTGCTGCCCGAGCAGATCGGCCTGGCCGCCCCCGAGGCCAAGGAGACGGCTCTGGCCTGGGTGACCGGAGTGGGCGCCGCTCTGGCCATGGTCGCCACGCCCCTGGCCGGGGCGCTCTCGGACCGCACCACCGGGCGCTTCGGGCGCCGCCGCCCCTGGGTGGTGGCGGGGGCCGTCCTCGGCGGGATCGGCCTGGTGGTCCTGGGCCGCCAGGACACCGTCGCCGGTGTGATGGTGGGCTGGTCGCTCGTCCAGACCGCACTGTCCTGCCTGAACGCGACCCTGCTCGCCGCCGTCCCCGACCACGTACCGGTCCGCCAGCGCGGCGCCGTCTCGGGGTGGATCGGCATCCCCCAGTCGGCGGGCGTGGTGGCCGCGGTCCTGCTGGTCACCGTCGTGACCACCGGGATCGCGCCGGGGTACACGCTGATCGGCGTCCTGACCGCAGCGTGCGCGCTGCCCTTCGCCCTGCTGTCCCCCGACCCACCGCTGCCGCACGGGGCCCGCCCCCCGTGGCGCGAGTTCACCCGCGGGTTCTGGGTGTCACCGCGCCGCCATCCCGACTTCGGCTGGGCCTGGCTGACCCGCTTCCTCATGCAGACGGGCAACGCCATGTTCGTGCTGTACCTGCTGTACTTCCTGCGCGACGGCGTGGGCTACGAGGACCTGTTCCCGGGTTCGTCGGCGGCCGACGGGCTGCTGGTGCTGATCCTCGTCTACACGGCGGCGGTCGTCGCCACCACCGTGGTGGCGGGGGCCGTGTCGGACCGCCTCGGGCGCCGCCGGGCCCTGGTGTGCCTGTCCGGGGTGGTCATGGCCGTGCCCGCCTTCCTGCTGGCCCTCGCCCCCACCTGGACGATGAGCCTGGTGTGCGCCGTGGTGCTGGGGATGGGCTTCGGCGTCTACCTCTCCGTGGACAACGCCCTGGTCACCGAAGTACTCCCGACCGCCCTGGGCCGGGCCAAGGACCTGGGGATCGTCAACATCGCCAGCGCCGGACCACAGGTGATCGCCCCGGCCCTGGCCGGACCGATCGTGGTGTACCTGGGCGGCTACCCGGTGCTGTACACCGCCTGCGGCGTGGTCACCCTGCTCGGGGCCGCGCTGGTCTGGAAGATCCGGGGGGTCGCGTGA
- a CDS encoding GH1 family beta-glucosidase, with the protein MPSPFLWGVASSAFQVEGALAEDGRAPSVWDVFSARPGAVRDGHSPATACDHYHRWAEDVDLLDRLGVNAYRFSVSWPRVVPQGRGAVNKAGLDFYDRLVDALAERGIEPVPTLFHWDLPQALEEAGGWSARGTAQAFADYAAAVADRLGDRVRRWITLNEPVVHMAYGHAFGVHAPGRALDVPDVLTVAHHQLLAHGLAAGALRSRGLEVLLTNNYSPVGPATGSEADAAAARAYDALHNRLFTDPVLTGAYPDLGAFGADGIDAVREGDLATIAGSADGLGVNYYNPTLIAAPPHGSALPFDFAEITGVPTTAFGWPVVPDGLERLLLLLGDRYGDALVPMYVTENGCSQPDEVDAGGGVADPERIAYLAGHVQAMDRARERGADVRGYFVWTLTDNFEWAEGYHQRFGLVHVDHATQRRRPKDSFDWYRSLIARRSGSAEGDR; encoded by the coding sequence GTGCCGTCACCGTTCCTGTGGGGAGTGGCCTCGTCCGCGTTCCAGGTCGAGGGGGCCCTGGCCGAGGACGGGCGCGCCCCGTCCGTGTGGGACGTCTTCAGCGCGCGGCCGGGCGCCGTCCGCGACGGCCACAGCCCCGCCACCGCCTGCGACCACTACCACCGCTGGGCCGAGGACGTGGACCTGCTCGACCGCTTGGGGGTGAACGCCTACCGGTTCTCGGTCTCCTGGCCGCGGGTGGTGCCGCAGGGGCGCGGCGCGGTCAACAAGGCGGGCCTGGACTTCTACGACCGCCTGGTGGACGCCCTGGCGGAACGGGGTATCGAGCCGGTGCCGACCCTGTTCCACTGGGACCTGCCGCAGGCGCTGGAGGAGGCGGGCGGGTGGTCCGCGCGCGGAACCGCCCAGGCCTTCGCCGACTACGCCGCCGCGGTCGCCGACCGCCTGGGCGACCGGGTACGCCGGTGGATCACGCTGAACGAGCCGGTCGTGCACATGGCCTACGGGCACGCGTTCGGCGTCCACGCACCCGGCAGGGCGCTGGACGTGCCGGACGTGCTGACGGTGGCCCACCACCAGCTCCTCGCGCACGGACTGGCCGCCGGAGCACTGCGCTCACGCGGGCTGGAGGTGCTGCTCACCAACAACTACTCCCCCGTGGGCCCGGCCACCGGCAGCGAGGCCGACGCGGCGGCGGCCCGCGCCTACGACGCCCTGCACAACCGCCTGTTCACCGATCCCGTCCTCACCGGCGCCTACCCGGACCTGGGCGCGTTCGGCGCGGACGGGATCGACGCCGTGCGCGAGGGGGACCTGGCGACGATCGCGGGCAGTGCGGACGGGCTGGGCGTCAACTACTACAACCCCACGCTCATCGCCGCTCCCCCGCACGGGTCGGCGCTGCCGTTCGACTTCGCCGAGATCACCGGGGTGCCCACGACGGCGTTCGGGTGGCCGGTGGTACCCGACGGCCTGGAGCGCCTGCTGCTCCTGCTCGGCGACCGCTACGGCGACGCGCTCGTACCGATGTACGTGACCGAGAACGGCTGCTCGCAGCCGGACGAGGTCGACGCGGGCGGCGGCGTGGCCGACCCGGAGCGGATCGCCTACCTGGCCGGGCACGTGCAGGCCATGGACCGGGCGCGTGAGCGCGGGGCGGACGTGCGCGGGTACTTCGTGTGGACGCTCACCGACAACTTCGAGTGGGCGGAGGGCTACCACCAGCGCTTCGGCCTGGTCCACGTCGACCACGCGACCCAGCGGCGCCGCCCCAAGGACTCCTTCGACTGGTACCGGTCGCTGATCGCCCGCCGTTCGGGTTCCGCGGAGGGCGATCGGTGA
- a CDS encoding M20/M25/M40 family metallo-hydrolase has product MTSPEAGLDEAGEDAILLARDLVRRDSTNRGGGQGDERAAAEYTAAALGEAGLEPLVLESAPRRANVVVRVPGTDPSAPALLVHGHLDVVPADAGDWTLPPFAGEIADCPVTGVPALWGRGTVDMKNTVAMVSAVVRHWARRGLRPRRDLVLAFVADEEDSAAYGADWLAREHADLFEGCSVGIGEGGGETVHARGTDGRPVRLYPVGAAERGSAWLTLRARGTAGHGSRPPRDNAVGALAAAVARIDRHTWPSHLTPVTLEAIDAVAKALGVERAPGDTATDEAVDSLVARLGEAAPLIAPAVRNSATPTMLSAGYKLNVVPGEATAAVDGRVLPGAEAAFESAMDALTGDRVDWEYAHRSPTVAAPVDGPAFAAIGAALRAHDPEAQVVPVCLAGGTDAKVFARLGIDCYGFSPMSQPEGLDYTGLLHGVDERVPLDGLRFGVRVLDTFLRA; this is encoded by the coding sequence GTGACGTCCCCCGAGGCCGGTCTCGACGAGGCCGGGGAGGACGCGATCCTCCTGGCCCGCGATCTCGTGCGCCGGGACTCCACCAACCGCGGCGGCGGACAGGGCGATGAGCGGGCCGCCGCCGAGTACACGGCGGCGGCACTCGGCGAGGCCGGGCTCGAACCGCTGGTCCTGGAGTCGGCCCCGCGCCGCGCGAACGTGGTCGTGCGTGTGCCCGGCACCGATCCGTCCGCCCCGGCCCTGCTCGTGCACGGCCACCTGGACGTGGTCCCGGCCGACGCCGGCGACTGGACTCTGCCGCCCTTCGCGGGTGAGATCGCCGACTGCCCCGTCACGGGCGTCCCCGCGCTGTGGGGTCGCGGCACGGTGGACATGAAGAACACGGTCGCGATGGTCTCCGCCGTGGTACGCCACTGGGCCCGCCGCGGTCTCAGGCCGCGCCGCGACCTCGTCCTGGCGTTCGTGGCCGACGAGGAGGACAGCGCCGCCTACGGAGCCGACTGGCTGGCGCGCGAGCACGCCGACCTGTTCGAGGGCTGTTCCGTGGGGATCGGCGAGGGCGGCGGGGAGACCGTGCACGCGCGCGGCACCGACGGCCGCCCGGTCCGGCTCTACCCCGTGGGCGCCGCCGAGCGCGGCAGCGCCTGGCTGACCCTGCGTGCCCGTGGCACGGCCGGGCACGGGTCCCGGCCCCCGCGCGACAACGCCGTGGGCGCGCTCGCGGCGGCGGTCGCCCGGATCGACCGGCACACGTGGCCGTCCCACCTGACGCCGGTGACCCTCGAAGCGATCGACGCGGTCGCCAAGGCGCTGGGGGTGGAGCGCGCGCCCGGCGACACCGCCACGGACGAGGCCGTCGACTCCCTGGTCGCCCGGTTGGGCGAGGCGGCGCCGCTGATCGCCCCCGCGGTGCGCAACAGCGCCACCCCCACCATGCTCTCGGCGGGGTACAAGCTGAACGTGGTGCCCGGCGAGGCGACCGCGGCGGTGGACGGACGCGTGCTGCCGGGCGCCGAGGCGGCCTTCGAGTCCGCCATGGACGCACTGACCGGCGACCGCGTGGACTGGGAGTACGCGCACCGGTCTCCGACGGTGGCGGCGCCCGTCGACGGCCCGGCGTTCGCCGCGATCGGCGCCGCCCTGCGCGCGCACGACCCCGAGGCCCAGGTGGTACCGGTGTGTCTGGCGGGCGGCACCGACGCCAAGGTCTTCGCGCGGTTGGGCATCGACTGCTACGGCTTCTCCCCGATGAGCCAGCCCGAGGGGCTGGACTACACGGGGCTGCTGCACGGCGTGGACGAACGGGTTCCGCTGGACGGTCTCAGGTTCGGGGTGCGCGTGCTGGACACGTTCCTGCGAGCCTGA